A genomic window from Sphingobacterium spiritivorum includes:
- the tnpA gene encoding IS200/IS605 family transposase yields the protein MSQSLSKMYVHIIFHTKYNQPLIQPEVEKELYAYIGGIIKENDSVPVKINDTQDHIHILTIMSKNIALAKLVEEIKRNSSRWIKSKGANYQQFAWQGGYAGYSVSQSVVGRVKKYIENQKEHHKTKSFQDEYVAFLKEYEIDFDEDYLWT from the coding sequence ATGTCACAGTCTTTGTCAAAAATGTATGTACACATTATTTTTCATACAAAGTATAACCAGCCGCTAATCCAGCCGGAGGTTGAAAAAGAACTGTACGCTTATATCGGAGGGATTATCAAAGAAAATGATTCTGTACCTGTAAAAATTAATGATACACAAGATCATATTCATATCTTGACAATAATGTCAAAAAATATAGCTCTGGCAAAACTTGTAGAAGAAATAAAACGAAACAGCAGCCGCTGGATAAAATCCAAAGGTGCAAACTATCAGCAGTTTGCCTGGCAAGGAGGTTATGCAGGTTATTCAGTAAGTCAATCGGTAGTAGGTCGGGTAAAAAAGTATATTGAAAACCAAAAGGAACACCATAAAACAAAATCATTTCAGGATGAATATGTAGCATTTTTAAAAGAATATGAGATTGATTTCGATGAAGATTATCTATGGACATAG
- a CDS encoding methylated-DNA--[protein]-cysteine S-methyltransferase, whose product MESNKKSEYKDMPSVLGVIRLVATDAGLAAILWEGEDYTRTKLSAPERNDQNPILLKTEQQLTEYFAKTRTTFDISLDFSGTEFQKKVWKALLNVPFGKTITYGGLAKILGDIKAVRAVGGALNKNPVAIIVPCHRIVGATGKMVGFAGGIANKTILLNLENKYKMPSLFDQ is encoded by the coding sequence ATGGAAAGTAATAAGAAATCAGAGTATAAAGATATGCCCTCCGTACTTGGGGTAATCAGACTTGTTGCTACAGATGCCGGTCTTGCAGCCATCTTATGGGAAGGAGAAGACTATACACGAACGAAACTTTCCGCTCCGGAAAGAAATGATCAAAATCCAATACTCTTAAAGACAGAACAACAGCTGACTGAATATTTCGCAAAAACAAGAACGACTTTTGATATCTCCCTTGATTTTTCAGGGACAGAATTTCAGAAGAAAGTATGGAAAGCCTTGTTGAATGTACCTTTTGGTAAGACCATAACCTATGGCGGATTAGCAAAAATATTAGGCGATATCAAAGCGGTAAGAGCAGTAGGAGGTGCTCTAAATAAAAATCCGGTCGCAATTATTGTTCCTTGTCACCGAATAGTAGGAGCAACCGGTAAAATGGTTGGTTTTGCAGGTGGCATCGCCAATAAAACTATTTTGCTGAATCTGGAAAATAAATACAAAATGCCTTCTCTTTTTGACCAATAA
- a CDS encoding GH1 family beta-glucosidase codes for MLLTKEAFGKDFIWGVSTAAYQIEGAHNLDGKGLSIWDKFVRKKNKIFQNHHGEIACDHYNRYVDDLHLMYSLNIRNYRFSISWSRILPNGTGEINQAGIDFYNRLIDLSLELGITPWVTLYHWDLPLELEKKGGWVNRDIKDWFGEYVAICVRNFGDRVKNWMVLNEPTVFSAAGYFFGVHAPGRKGIDCFLAAAHHAALAQAHGARIIKALHPDATVGTTFSCSHVEPFTNREKDIIAAKKADVLLNRLFIEPLLGMGYPTKEIRVLRRIEKYIKPNDENNLKFDMDFIGIQNYTREIIRHSFFVPFLQAKIVTAKERKVEMTAMNWEVYPESMYHMLKKFQAYENIPPLIITENGAAFPDLPENERVHDPKRAQYMQDILQQVLRAKNEGVNVNGYFVWTFLDNFEWAEGYHPRFGLVYVDFRTQQRIIKSSGHWYADFIK; via the coding sequence ATGCTTTTGACGAAGGAGGCCTTTGGCAAAGATTTTATCTGGGGAGTATCAACTGCGGCGTATCAAATAGAAGGTGCACATAATCTGGATGGAAAGGGTCTTTCTATTTGGGATAAGTTTGTCCGGAAAAAAAACAAGATTTTTCAGAATCATCATGGGGAGATTGCATGCGATCATTACAACCGCTATGTAGATGACCTGCATCTGATGTACAGCCTGAATATCCGTAACTATAGATTTTCTATCTCCTGGAGCCGTATTCTTCCCAATGGAACTGGTGAAATCAATCAGGCCGGAATTGACTTTTACAACAGACTTATTGATTTGTCTCTGGAGCTGGGAATTACTCCCTGGGTCACTTTATATCATTGGGATCTTCCTCTTGAACTCGAAAAAAAAGGCGGATGGGTAAACCGGGATATCAAAGACTGGTTTGGAGAATATGTAGCTATATGTGTAAGAAATTTTGGTGATCGGGTAAAAAACTGGATGGTCTTGAATGAGCCTACGGTATTCAGTGCTGCGGGTTATTTCTTTGGTGTACATGCTCCCGGCAGAAAAGGTATAGATTGTTTTCTGGCAGCAGCCCATCATGCTGCTTTGGCTCAGGCACACGGTGCGCGTATCATCAAAGCCCTGCACCCGGATGCTACAGTAGGCACTACATTTTCATGTTCACACGTTGAACCTTTCACCAACAGGGAAAAGGATATAATAGCTGCTAAAAAAGCAGATGTATTGCTCAACAGGTTATTTATAGAACCTTTACTGGGGATGGGCTATCCTACGAAAGAGATCAGAGTATTGAGAAGGATTGAAAAATATATCAAACCAAATGATGAAAATAACCTGAAATTCGATATGGATTTTATCGGTATTCAGAATTACACAAGGGAAATCATACGTCATTCTTTCTTCGTTCCCTTTTTACAGGCAAAAATAGTTACTGCTAAAGAGCGTAAGGTAGAAATGACAGCCATGAACTGGGAAGTGTATCCGGAATCCATGTACCACATGCTGAAAAAATTTCAGGCTTACGAGAATATTCCGCCTCTGATCATCACAGAAAACGGCGCTGCTTTTCCTGACTTGCCGGAGAATGAACGGGTACATGATCCTAAAAGAGCACAATATATGCAGGATATATTGCAACAGGTATTACGTGCTAAAAACGAGGGCGTAAATGTCAACGGATATTTTGTATGGACTTTTCTGGATAATTTTGAATGGGCAGAAGGATATCACCCCCGATTCGGATTGGTGTATGTAGATTTCCGGACGCAGCAACGTATTATCAAGTCCTCCGGACACTGGTATGCTGATTTTATTAAATAA
- a CDS encoding SusC/RagA family TonB-linked outer membrane protein translates to MYFKSTKLLWLLLPLTTVSLTAEASALKIGLLKIELKNQQQISGKVVDIDGKPVAGATITNIRTQQRFQTDEKGNFSLAGTVGDTISIRYIGYKEVRQVVSSLQGLTVTLEAEGQQIDEVLVSIGYQKVRKADVTGAIASVKAEELNLTSPKLSQALVGKVAGVQVMQTSGAPYDGTKIRVRGMGSINAGSDPLYVIDGYPAGNNLNINPNDIETIDVLKDAASAAIYGSRAAGGVVLITTKRGKEGRSNIDYEVLGGFGQLSKKIDVLNAGEFIDLLIDGRNNTYRDLLATKGVTWTDQRRLDNNKARVDAVGNAGSVTIPEEYYDFATGTAKASKYDTDWQDALYRNAPFQRHNLSVYGGNDKSRYFLSGSYQNQEGIMLGTDQKVFNFRANMDSKVSKRLTVGANVSFTYNDNNEVTTGRYDRSPSMAALIYLPTLPVYNEDGSYAKYLMANLSANNYGIQNPENPLAYVTEIKNNKRGKRGLYNAFADFSIIEGLNLKINGGLSTYDEKYDYYRPTSISDGNNAPYSDLAKTAAYADARTRSEIDKLVEATLNYNKTFQEKHQLNVLLGYSAQRTDIDQMTVRANGFQNDAIGEITNKGADPSNFRLLKDNGETFKRITTLQSYFSRVNYSYDSKYFLSASFRTDGSSRFGPNSKWGTFPSVSAGWTVSNEEFYDNWLGAGSTMKFRASWGKSGNNNIPDYRAITAYNSPGGVIIADKVATALWPDDLRDPNLGWESTSQYNAGLDLGLLRGRLNVMTNFYLSRSFNLLFNQPITAISGATTIFTNLPDSKVQNKGFDVQIDATLIRKNDFELGFSGNINVNRNKVLDLGGASTIMTNGAERSYITHITQEGSPIGMFYGFKVLGIATEENYKTVAPSAASTNPLQPGDLYFEDVDGNGVVNDQDKRIIGNPHPDFTYGFALNTSYKNFDLRASFNGSQGNKVLDGYDYYLYNMEGSGNQYADVAQRWRSSSNPGNGTVYRAARGGTQSNSTRLSSFYLQDGSFLRMTNIILGYSLPKETAQKLMLSGVRIYASVDNPFTITKYKGYNPEPDYDQRGNLTPGVDYGLYPLVRSYNLGLKVTF, encoded by the coding sequence ATGTACTTTAAATCAACCAAACTATTATGGCTTCTACTGCCATTAACCACAGTTTCATTAACCGCTGAAGCAAGTGCCCTGAAGATCGGACTGTTGAAAATAGAGTTAAAAAATCAACAACAGATTTCAGGAAAAGTAGTAGATATCGATGGTAAGCCCGTTGCCGGAGCTACCATCACGAATATCCGTACACAGCAACGTTTTCAGACAGACGAAAAAGGAAATTTCTCGCTGGCAGGTACAGTAGGAGATACTATTTCTATCCGCTATATCGGATACAAAGAGGTTCGTCAGGTCGTCTCTTCCCTTCAGGGATTAACAGTTACATTAGAGGCCGAAGGACAGCAGATAGATGAAGTCCTGGTATCTATCGGATATCAGAAAGTTCGTAAAGCAGATGTGACCGGCGCGATAGCGAGTGTAAAAGCTGAAGAACTGAATCTGACTTCACCCAAACTTTCACAGGCTTTGGTGGGTAAGGTCGCAGGTGTGCAGGTGATGCAGACCAGCGGTGCACCATATGACGGGACCAAAATAAGAGTTCGGGGAATGGGATCTATCAATGCCGGCTCGGACCCATTGTATGTTATTGATGGCTATCCTGCAGGCAACAATCTCAATATCAATCCCAATGATATTGAGACAATTGACGTTCTGAAAGATGCAGCTTCAGCTGCGATCTACGGTTCCAGAGCGGCCGGAGGTGTAGTGTTGATCACGACCAAACGAGGTAAAGAAGGACGTAGCAATATAGATTATGAAGTACTTGGAGGATTTGGCCAGCTATCCAAAAAAATAGATGTGTTGAATGCTGGAGAATTTATCGATTTGCTGATTGATGGCAGAAATAATACCTACAGAGATTTGCTTGCCACGAAGGGTGTGACCTGGACTGATCAGAGACGACTGGACAATAACAAGGCCAGAGTAGATGCAGTAGGAAATGCGGGCTCAGTCACCATTCCTGAAGAATATTATGATTTTGCGACAGGTACAGCCAAAGCATCTAAATATGATACAGACTGGCAGGATGCCTTATACAGAAATGCACCTTTCCAACGTCACAATTTATCCGTATACGGCGGAAATGATAAAAGCCGCTATTTCCTGAGCGGATCTTATCAGAATCAGGAAGGGATCATGCTGGGAACAGACCAGAAAGTATTTAACTTCCGGGCCAATATGGATTCGAAAGTCAGTAAACGACTTACTGTAGGAGCCAACGTATCGTTTACCTACAATGATAATAATGAGGTGACTACAGGGCGATACGATCGGAGTCCTTCCATGGCAGCTTTGATCTATCTGCCTACCTTACCGGTATACAATGAAGATGGCAGTTATGCCAAATACTTAATGGCTAATCTGTCAGCTAACAACTATGGAATACAGAATCCTGAAAATCCGCTGGCCTATGTTACCGAAATCAAAAACAATAAAAGAGGAAAAAGAGGATTGTATAATGCTTTTGCGGATTTCTCCATTATTGAAGGATTAAATCTGAAGATCAACGGGGGACTTTCCACTTACGATGAGAAATACGATTACTACCGTCCAACCAGTATTTCGGATGGCAACAATGCGCCTTACTCGGATCTTGCAAAAACAGCTGCGTATGCGGATGCACGTACCAGAAGTGAAATTGATAAACTTGTCGAAGCTACTCTTAATTACAACAAGACATTTCAGGAAAAACATCAGTTAAATGTATTGCTGGGCTATTCTGCACAGCGGACAGACATCGACCAGATGACCGTTCGCGCCAATGGATTCCAGAATGATGCGATAGGCGAGATCACCAACAAAGGAGCAGATCCTTCCAACTTCCGGTTGCTCAAGGATAACGGAGAGACTTTCAAACGTATCACGACCCTACAGTCATATTTTAGTCGTGTCAACTACAGTTACGATTCCAAATACTTCCTGTCCGCCTCTTTCCGTACAGATGGTTCTTCCCGATTCGGGCCTAACAGCAAGTGGGGAACTTTCCCATCGGTATCTGCCGGCTGGACAGTATCAAATGAAGAATTCTACGACAATTGGTTAGGAGCAGGATCTACTATGAAGTTTAGAGCAAGCTGGGGTAAAAGCGGAAACAATAATATTCCGGACTACAGAGCGATAACCGCTTACAATTCACCGGGCGGAGTTATCATTGCTGATAAGGTTGCTACAGCATTGTGGCCGGATGATCTGCGGGATCCTAATCTGGGGTGGGAATCCACTTCACAGTATAATGCAGGGCTTGATCTGGGATTACTGCGCGGACGCCTGAATGTAATGACCAACTTCTATCTCAGCCGCTCTTTTAATCTCTTGTTTAATCAACCTATTACTGCAATTTCCGGAGCGACAACAATTTTTACCAACCTGCCGGATAGTAAGGTCCAGAATAAAGGTTTCGATGTGCAGATCGATGCTACGCTTATTCGTAAAAATGACTTCGAACTTGGGTTTAGCGGTAATATCAATGTGAACCGCAATAAAGTGCTGGATCTTGGAGGAGCTTCTACTATTATGACTAACGGAGCAGAACGTTCTTATATTACCCATATCACGCAGGAGGGAAGTCCGATCGGTATGTTTTACGGATTCAAGGTACTCGGAATCGCTACCGAAGAAAACTATAAAACTGTAGCACCTTCAGCGGCCTCCACAAATCCGTTGCAGCCCGGAGACCTCTATTTTGAAGACGTAGACGGCAATGGCGTTGTTAATGATCAGGATAAACGTATTATCGGAAATCCGCACCCGGACTTTACCTATGGATTTGCCTTAAATACCAGCTATAAAAATTTTGATCTGAGAGCTTCTTTTAATGGTTCTCAGGGTAACAAGGTATTGGATGGTTATGACTATTACCTGTATAATATGGAAGGATCCGGCAACCAGTATGCTGACGTGGCACAACGCTGGAGATCGTCTTCTAATCCGGGAAATGGTACTGTCTACCGTGCAGCTAGAGGTGGTACGCAAAGTAACAGTACACGTCTTTCATCCTTTTACCTGCAGGACGGATCTTTTCTGCGTATGACCAATATTATTCTCGGATACAGTCTGCCGAAAGAAACAGCACAAAAACTTATGCTTTCCGGAGTCCGGATTTATGCAAGTGTGGATAATCCGTTTACAATCACCAAGTATAAAGGATACAATCCCGAGCCGGATTACGACCAGCGCGGTAACCTCACTCCGGGAGTAGATTATGGCTTGTATCCACTGGTCAGATCGTACAATCTGGGATTAAAAGTGACATTCTAA
- a CDS encoding RagB/SusD family nutrient uptake outer membrane protein, translated as MKKRYLLPFVLLGITSCQKDFLNQQDPNAVSVGSYFKTENDVLLAVNGLYQALRSGSSIGESSTLYSEERSDNTGRDDNQSNAGEPFQFNDFSILASNSYLKTHWSTMYDGIARCNTLLSNIDKVTFADPALKQRYIAEAKFVRALLYFHMVRKFGDIPLSTVEITTKEQANELAFRQKESVVYQQIVTDLSDALTSNLPDQQGQYAVGRASKAAINALLGQVYLTMGATLAGNANENFLKAEQHLTAAYGMRTFGKLNEIPYADVFDVTKKNTCKELIFQVQYLQGDQNYSSSIARNNQARGETINSQFTSTGIGGNVKRDLVKDYEDNDIRKAFSIKFAASTQVNDWFITKFRDNSNNAGKQGFGGNDWILIRYADVMLLLAETKMRLGKDAEAIVLLDEVRERAGLPSYAVSKANNTYNTKYPTLKDAILHERRVELAFENHRWFDLIRNYNAQELVTYFRKKEQADYGNAKISNISTKDRYYPIPFDEYKLNPEKMYQNQGY; from the coding sequence ATGAAAAAGAGATATTTATTACCTTTTGTTCTTTTGGGGATTACTTCCTGTCAAAAAGATTTTTTAAATCAGCAAGATCCGAATGCGGTGTCCGTAGGATCTTATTTCAAAACTGAGAATGATGTCTTGTTAGCCGTTAACGGACTCTATCAGGCACTGCGCTCGGGGAGCAGTATAGGTGAATCCAGTACCCTTTATAGTGAGGAACGTTCGGATAATACAGGACGTGATGACAATCAGTCTAATGCAGGGGAACCTTTTCAGTTTAATGATTTTTCGATACTGGCCAGCAACTCTTATCTCAAGACACATTGGTCTACCATGTATGACGGGATTGCAAGATGTAATACATTATTATCCAATATCGATAAAGTGACCTTTGCTGATCCGGCATTGAAACAGCGCTATATTGCAGAAGCAAAATTCGTCCGTGCTTTATTGTACTTTCATATGGTTCGCAAGTTTGGAGATATCCCTTTGTCTACGGTAGAAATTACAACCAAAGAGCAGGCAAATGAACTTGCTTTTCGTCAGAAAGAAAGCGTAGTTTATCAGCAAATAGTAACAGATCTGTCCGATGCGCTGACCAGTAATCTGCCTGATCAGCAAGGGCAATATGCCGTAGGGCGTGCCTCTAAAGCTGCCATCAATGCGCTGTTGGGACAAGTCTATCTGACCATGGGAGCGACCTTAGCGGGCAATGCCAATGAAAATTTTCTAAAGGCAGAACAACATCTGACTGCAGCATACGGCATGCGTACCTTTGGTAAACTAAATGAAATACCCTATGCAGATGTCTTCGATGTGACGAAAAAAAATACATGTAAGGAGTTGATCTTTCAGGTTCAATATCTGCAGGGAGATCAGAACTACAGTTCCAGTATTGCACGTAATAATCAGGCAAGAGGTGAAACGATCAATTCTCAGTTTACATCTACAGGCATTGGAGGAAATGTCAAAAGAGATCTGGTAAAAGACTATGAGGATAACGATATCCGGAAGGCCTTTTCCATCAAATTTGCTGCAAGTACTCAGGTCAATGACTGGTTTATTACAAAATTCAGAGATAACAGTAATAATGCCGGTAAGCAGGGCTTTGGAGGTAATGACTGGATACTGATCCGCTATGCTGATGTCATGCTGCTGTTGGCAGAAACCAAAATGCGCCTTGGAAAAGATGCTGAAGCTATCGTATTACTGGATGAGGTGAGAGAACGGGCAGGTTTACCTTCCTATGCCGTTTCGAAAGCTAATAACACCTACAATACCAAATATCCTACTTTGAAAGATGCCATCCTGCATGAGCGCAGAGTCGAACTCGCTTTTGAAAATCACCGTTGGTTTGATCTGATCCGCAATTACAATGCTCAGGAGCTGGTCACCTACTTCAGGAAGAAAGAACAGGCTGATTACGGCAACGCCAAAATATCTAATATCTCTACCAAAGACCGTTACTATCCGATTCCGTTTGATGAATACAAGCTGAATCCGGAGAAAATGTATCAAAATCAAGGATATTAA
- a CDS encoding YdcF family protein — protein sequence MKTILKLILLTLGTCFSHVSGAQDFSAYQTPQDWVIAKNYYATSLLAQDSGLSNRILSDPDIHSMLEKRHVRYIESANCKDVTCFLRAFRWNEQEVETIVTVFSKRLQTDKELKALVKNKLIPSCTYGMDVSSVESAYLAKALRQDLNAINYVIDVYAGAKKPNYPKIDSISFDVTKKAHLYLLKDVAQDILKDVRNPEEAFYESLWTAVRLLEVNERWDAAQLEPLMQLENKKAYDAVRKTDFGRYPYSLLLTLGAGPEVYDQPISPGGMLRCRMAARSYFQGLAPFIVVSGGCVHPYKTRYIEAIEMKKYLMQVLNVPEEAILIDPHARHTTTNMRNTARILLHYGFPTDKYAIVNSSVPHIDAVEKMADRCVRELGYVPYVLGKRISEVIIEFKPREEALTIDPDEPMDP from the coding sequence ATGAAAACTATTCTTAAATTAATACTCCTGACACTGGGGACATGCTTTAGTCATGTCTCCGGGGCTCAGGATTTTTCGGCTTATCAGACACCTCAGGATTGGGTAATTGCAAAAAACTATTATGCTACATCTCTGTTGGCTCAGGATTCCGGTCTTAGCAATCGTATTTTGTCCGATCCGGATATACACAGTATGTTGGAAAAAAGGCATGTGCGATATATCGAATCTGCTAATTGCAAAGATGTAACCTGTTTTCTCCGTGCATTCAGATGGAATGAACAGGAGGTGGAAACCATTGTCACTGTTTTTAGCAAGAGACTTCAAACGGATAAGGAATTGAAAGCACTGGTGAAGAATAAGCTGATCCCTTCGTGCACCTACGGCATGGATGTATCAAGCGTGGAGAGTGCCTATCTGGCAAAAGCACTTCGTCAGGATCTGAATGCAATAAATTACGTAATAGATGTATATGCCGGCGCAAAGAAACCCAACTATCCTAAGATTGATTCCATCTCTTTTGATGTCACAAAAAAAGCACATCTGTATCTGCTCAAAGACGTAGCGCAGGATATTCTTAAAGATGTGCGCAACCCTGAAGAAGCTTTTTATGAATCCCTGTGGACGGCAGTACGGTTATTAGAGGTCAATGAACGTTGGGATGCCGCACAATTAGAACCATTGATGCAACTGGAGAACAAGAAGGCTTACGATGCAGTCCGCAAGACAGACTTTGGACGCTATCCTTATAGTCTGCTTTTGACATTAGGAGCCGGACCGGAGGTATATGATCAGCCTATCAGTCCGGGCGGAATGCTGCGTTGCCGGATGGCTGCCAGAAGTTACTTTCAGGGGCTGGCTCCTTTTATTGTCGTATCCGGCGGCTGTGTACATCCTTACAAAACACGCTATATAGAAGCTATAGAGATGAAAAAGTATCTGATGCAGGTATTGAATGTGCCGGAAGAAGCTATTCTTATTGATCCACATGCCAGACATACAACCACCAATATGCGCAATACGGCTCGTATCTTATTACATTATGGATTTCCGACAGATAAGTATGCGATCGTCAACAGTAGTGTACCTCATATCGATGCCGTTGAAAAGATGGCAGACCGATGTGTAAGGGAGCTGGGATACGTACCCTATGTATTAGGAAAACGAATCAGTGAAGTCATTATCGAATTCAAACCACGGGAAGAAGCATTGACTATTGATCCGGATGAACCTATGGATCCCTGA
- a CDS encoding glycoside hydrolase domain-containing protein translates to MKNFLSQFSTCILLILSSQQFVYGQSKSSLTNVFLGSSGDHGQMSPAASSPFHQMSIAPQTYPTLHMGYEYLAKEILGFTHNRFEGVGCKGSGGLILVKPFLGGQDDQQPLLKVTEQAGPGFYEIGLKNKIKAAFAVDENFGIHEYSFPKGKKGFSIDLAHAFNGAFVSNTYDMDAKGMLKGSVRARTTCGVGIYTIHYAIKVSSSHIWEGKGNQLTLHLEENSEKVTIQIAFSAVSVQKAVETLQRNADRSYSDIRNASQQQWDTYLSRIKVKGDPEREKLFYSLFYRTLQSPYQISEANGQYAGTDGKMHSAKGKRYHGWAIWDNYKTQLPLLELLYPQLYQDVVSSISDLYRYGKYDFAGPNEPANSVRTEHAAVVLLDARNKGYDIHFDAVKDSLISDTARFDFSKPDKALEAAYDMWAMGQLFDKDSAHYEHRANSYKAVWKKEFKDLSRNDVDRMSARNMYQGTIRQYRWNVPFDIGGLVDLAGGKKAFTEQLDEFFDQHYFNRANEPDMQSPTLYYASEKPWKYQSLVHQLAVDTVIQYYFNDNSRGIDPFIDRIYKNEPKAYIRTMDDDAGAMSGWFVLTALGLHQPVIGHPVYYLSVPLFPEINLRRADNTLQIRVHNFGSQNKYIAGVKLNGKDIKRLWLSHEEISRGGLLEIEASAEPSAYGNENIWITGKNIQP, encoded by the coding sequence ATGAAAAATTTTCTTAGCCAGTTTTCTACTTGTATTCTGCTAATCCTAAGTTCGCAGCAATTCGTATACGGACAATCCAAATCATCACTGACAAATGTATTTTTAGGTTCTTCAGGGGACCACGGACAAATGTCACCTGCTGCATCATCTCCTTTTCATCAGATGAGTATAGCACCACAGACTTATCCGACATTGCATATGGGGTATGAGTATCTGGCAAAAGAAATACTGGGATTCACGCACAACAGATTTGAAGGAGTGGGTTGTAAGGGGAGTGGAGGACTGATTCTTGTCAAGCCTTTTCTGGGCGGGCAGGATGATCAACAGCCTTTATTAAAAGTGACTGAGCAAGCTGGTCCCGGATTTTATGAAATCGGATTAAAGAATAAAATAAAAGCTGCTTTTGCTGTAGATGAAAATTTTGGCATTCATGAGTACAGCTTTCCCAAAGGCAAAAAAGGATTCAGTATAGACCTTGCTCATGCTTTCAATGGTGCTTTCGTATCCAATACATACGATATGGATGCAAAGGGTATGCTCAAAGGATCAGTCAGGGCCCGTACTACATGCGGAGTAGGGATATATACTATCCACTATGCCATTAAAGTTTCTTCATCTCATATCTGGGAGGGGAAAGGTAATCAGCTAACCCTTCATCTGGAAGAAAACAGCGAAAAAGTCACGATACAGATTGCTTTTTCAGCAGTCAGTGTACAAAAAGCCGTAGAGACGCTTCAGCGTAATGCTGACCGTTCATATAGCGATATCAGGAATGCATCTCAGCAGCAATGGGATACCTATCTCTCCCGCATAAAAGTAAAAGGTGATCCGGAAAGAGAAAAACTGTTTTATTCGCTGTTTTATCGTACGCTTCAGTCCCCTTATCAGATCTCAGAAGCAAACGGTCAGTACGCAGGGACAGATGGAAAGATGCACTCGGCTAAAGGAAAACGATATCATGGCTGGGCTATATGGGATAATTATAAAACACAGTTGCCTTTACTGGAACTGCTCTATCCACAGCTCTATCAGGATGTGGTATCATCCATTTCTGACCTTTACCGATACGGCAAGTATGATTTTGCAGGCCCTAATGAACCCGCCAATTCAGTTCGTACCGAACATGCGGCGGTAGTTCTGCTGGATGCAAGGAATAAAGGATACGATATCCATTTTGATGCTGTAAAAGATTCACTGATCAGTGATACAGCACGGTTTGATTTCTCAAAACCGGATAAAGCTTTAGAAGCGGCTTACGATATGTGGGCTATGGGACAGCTTTTTGACAAAGACAGCGCACATTATGAACATAGAGCCAATAGTTACAAAGCTGTCTGGAAGAAGGAATTCAAAGATTTGTCCCGAAATGATGTAGATCGTATGTCTGCAAGAAATATGTATCAGGGAACGATCAGACAGTACCGCTGGAATGTACCCTTTGATATCGGCGGACTGGTAGATTTGGCAGGAGGGAAAAAAGCATTTACAGAGCAACTGGATGAATTCTTTGATCAACATTATTTCAACAGAGCCAATGAACCGGATATGCAGTCACCTACACTGTATTATGCCAGTGAAAAACCCTGGAAATATCAGTCTCTGGTTCATCAGCTGGCCGTAGATACTGTTATCCAATATTACTTCAATGATAACAGCAGAGGAATAGATCCTTTTATAGACCGGATTTATAAGAATGAACCTAAAGCGTATATCCGGACAATGGACGATGATGCTGGTGCTATGTCCGGATGGTTTGTGCTTACAGCCTTAGGATTGCACCAACCTGTGATCGGCCATCCTGTATACTATCTCAGTGTCCCTTTATTTCCGGAAATCAATCTCCGTAGAGCAGATAATACATTGCAGATCCGGGTGCATAATTTTGGCAGTCAGAACAAATATATCGCAGGCGTAAAACTCAACGGTAAAGATATTAAACGCTTATGGTTATCACATGAAGAGATTAGCCGGGGAGGGCTTTTAGAAATTGAAGCCAGTGCCGAACCTTCTGCGTATGGTAATGAAAATATCTGGATTACGGGTAAAAATATCCAGCCTTAA
- a CDS encoding ArsR/SmtB family transcription factor: protein MNLRRDVFQAVADPTRRAILLLVATQSMTAGAIASNFDTARPTVSRHLQILTECELLTSEQNGREITYQLNPDKMKEIADFIEPFRQMWEERFNKLEAIMKQYKTK, encoded by the coding sequence ATGAACTTAAGAAGAGATGTTTTTCAAGCCGTTGCAGATCCGACCAGAAGAGCGATACTTCTTTTAGTAGCAACACAATCCATGACAGCAGGAGCTATTGCTTCCAACTTTGATACCGCCAGGCCTACTGTTTCCAGACACCTGCAGATCCTGACCGAGTGCGAGCTGTTGACATCAGAACAAAATGGCAGAGAGATTACTTATCAGCTTAATCCGGACAAAATGAAAGAAATAGCTGATTTTATTGAGCCGTTTCGTCAGATGTGGGAGGAACGTTTTAATAAACTGGAAGCCATTATGAAACAATATAAAACCAAATAA